A stretch of DNA from Immundisolibacter sp.:
CCCTCGGCGGCCAGTTTCTCCAGGCTCTCGAAGCCGAAGCGGTGCAGGTCACGCAGTTGTTTGTTGACCACGATGAGCCGCCCGGCGGTCAGCACCAGCCGGCCGAAGCCCTCGTGGTGCACCTTCATCATCGGCGACACCATCACGCCGGTCGCCCGCTCGATGGCCAGGCCGATGGCGTTGTAGAACAGCTCCATGCGCCACAGGGTTTCCGGGTCCGGGTCGCCGATGATGGGGATTTCGCGCCGCTTCTCGCGGCTCAGGATGTAGGGTTCGAGCAGCTGCAGGTCGCTCTTGCCCTCCCAGGCGCCGTGGGCGTCCTGCGCCCGCCACTGCTTGACCAGCTCGCGCACCACCGGCGCCTGCATCGGATCCTGAATCAGCTCTGCCTCAGCCATGTTCCACCTCGTCTTCCAGATCGAATGTGCGTTCCTTGCCCTTCTGTAGCGCCTTGCGCAGCCACGGCGGCGGCGCGCCGGCCAGCACCGCCTGCAGCTTGTCCAGGATTTCGGGGATCGGCTCCGGCTGCGCCACCTTGATCGGGTGGATGCCCTGCGCCACCACGCGCGCCGCGCCGGAGCCGCCGATGGCGGCCACGTACAGAATGGCGCAGTCCTTGATGGCCTCGAGCTTGGGCGCCAGCTTGTCCTCGTTGCCGTCCTCCTG
This window harbors:
- a CDS encoding NifX-associated nitrogen fixation protein, which encodes MAEAELIQDPMQAPVVRELVKQWRAQDAHGAWEGKSDLQLLEPYILSREKRREIPIIGDPDPETLWRMELFYNAIGLAIERATGVMVSPMMKVHHEGFGRLVLTAGRLIVVNKQLRDLHRFGFESLEKLAAEGEKLVAAGVEMITKYPELANYG
- the nifX gene encoding nitrogen fixation protein NifX translates to MKVAFCTQDLGQVDAHFGWAKNIAIYDVGPDGHRFVEAIQFDGDLQEDGNEDKLAPKLEAIKDCAILYVAAIGGSGAARVVAQGIHPIKVAQPEPIPEILDKLQAVLAGAPPPWLRKALQKGKERTFDLEDEVEHG